A genomic region of [Eubacterium] eligens ATCC 27750 contains the following coding sequences:
- a CDS encoding RNA polymerase sigma factor → MLSDDELVEQILLGKENVAEELIKRYYTSILRYCRWHCSNLEKAEDLTQETFLQLFKNLSGYKGKKKFKAYLYTIANHLCIDESRKVEFYPLEDEENIAHEYNDIVRLEDRAEISYFLNFLSSEQREAVILRFGEQLSFGEIAKVMGCNMRTAQSRVRNALKIMRKEQENER, encoded by the coding sequence GTGTTGAGTGATGACGAATTAGTGGAACAGATTCTACTTGGAAAGGAAAATGTAGCAGAAGAATTGATAAAACGCTATTATACATCTATTTTACGTTACTGTAGGTGGCATTGCTCCAATCTGGAAAAAGCAGAAGACCTGACTCAGGAAACATTTTTGCAGTTGTTTAAGAATTTATCCGGATATAAAGGGAAAAAGAAATTTAAGGCTTATCTATACACGATTGCAAATCATTTATGTATTGATGAAAGTAGGAAGGTTGAGTTTTATCCATTAGAAGATGAAGAAAATATAGCGCATGAGTATAACGACATAGTTCGGCTAGAGGATAGGGCAGAGATAAGCTATTTTTTGAATTTTTTATCATCAGAACAAAGGGAAGCAGTCATTCTACGCTTTGGAGAACAACTTAGTTTTGGAGAGATTGCAAAAGTGATGGGATGCAATATGCGAACAGCACAAAGCAGGGTTCGTAATGCTTTAAAAATTATGAGAAAGGAGCAGGAAAATGAAAGATAA
- a CDS encoding ABC transporter permease, with product MKTISRIAYSNDKKNKTRSILIMMSICLTTMLLMIISTVGNGMIRLQKSQAASSYGSNYGLFVAADGSQLKEVNRRAEIDATGTMCTEGIIKGNENGGFVCMDETARKMLPYNKEYELKEGKYPGGTQEIAAGRAFFSEMGYDDVKVGDTVTLDYRAGMQSEYKPEEFVVSGILYDRDEYTIEASYVAFGSQEFYDEHVAENDRQYNIYFTLNNSANVSMNNIDSVIKQIAAACGIEEKNVIVNDLYLQWVLQPSYETIAVCGVLILAIVLFSVVVIYNIFQVGIANKIQEYGKIKALGATKKQMKQLIFREGIFLTFFSIPVGLLFGFLIAKCGFNWLVEQGNLVSTQTGSMGVQNQQVPLFSLPVMLLCIFVSFLTVALALRKPMKIVSRISPIEATRYLENAETQKKAKRNGRKNVTVFSMAMANVTGNPKRTIGTILTMGFSCVLFVIISNYVGNIDTEHEARLSVNHGQFELQLDYTAEYDERYPENNLDTILTDDPLNDSLIEEIKSIPGVTDVMTREIVSVNLNGTRFPADIVSKNDFDFMRQDGDIGSMDYDQAVKNGDIFFGWSTWMEQDGYAPGESIAFDFENGSGTYTYQGKIAGSFVSADTYLVIPEGVYHSMNPRGTAYGYLWVDCDKKDVASVEQSLNTLISNTSHIKMDTYHAQLQSAEFASSMMKLGCYLFMAIVGLIGFMNMANTMIMNITTKKHEYGILQAVGMTNKQLNLCLQLQGLIFTVGTICVALIIGLPLGYALFSYAKHNGIFGMNIYHVPIVPIFIMIFLVGLLQIVLSLVLSSNLKKETLVERIRYQG from the coding sequence ATGAAAACAATAAGCAGGATTGCATATAGCAATGATAAAAAGAACAAGACAAGAAGTATTCTGATTATGATGTCCATATGTCTGACTACGATGCTGCTTATGATTATCAGTACTGTGGGAAATGGAATGATTCGTTTACAGAAAAGTCAGGCGGCAAGCTCATATGGAAGCAATTATGGTCTGTTTGTCGCAGCAGACGGATCGCAGTTAAAAGAAGTAAACCGCCGTGCGGAAATAGATGCTACAGGCACTATGTGCACCGAAGGTATCATAAAAGGCAACGAAAACGGTGGTTTTGTCTGCATGGATGAGACTGCAAGAAAAATGCTTCCCTATAACAAGGAATATGAGTTAAAGGAAGGAAAGTATCCGGGTGGAACGCAGGAAATTGCCGCAGGAAGAGCATTTTTTAGTGAAATGGGATATGATGATGTAAAGGTCGGAGATACGGTTACACTGGATTACCGCGCAGGGATGCAGTCAGAATATAAGCCGGAGGAATTTGTTGTCAGCGGAATCCTATATGACCGGGATGAGTATACCATCGAGGCATCTTATGTTGCTTTCGGGTCACAGGAGTTTTATGATGAGCACGTAGCAGAGAATGACAGACAGTATAATATTTATTTTACTTTAAATAATTCTGCAAATGTATCTATGAATAATATTGATTCGGTTATAAAGCAGATTGCAGCAGCTTGTGGGATCGAAGAAAAAAACGTTATAGTCAATGATCTCTATTTGCAATGGGTCTTGCAGCCGAGTTATGAAACGATTGCGGTATGCGGGGTTTTGATTCTTGCAATTGTACTTTTCTCTGTTGTGGTCATTTATAATATTTTTCAGGTCGGTATTGCCAACAAGATACAGGAGTATGGAAAAATCAAGGCTCTGGGAGCGACAAAAAAGCAGATGAAACAACTGATCTTCAGAGAGGGCATTTTTTTGACATTTTTTTCAATACCAGTTGGATTGCTTTTTGGCTTTCTGATTGCAAAATGTGGTTTTAACTGGCTGGTAGAACAGGGGAACCTTGTATCAACCCAAACTGGCTCTATGGGAGTTCAAAATCAGCAGGTGCCTCTGTTTTCCCTGCCTGTTATGCTTCTCTGTATTTTCGTATCATTTCTTACCGTTGCTTTGGCACTGCGTAAACCAATGAAAATTGTTTCACGGATTTCACCTATCGAAGCAACACGGTATTTAGAAAATGCAGAAACACAAAAAAAAGCAAAACGAAATGGCAGAAAAAATGTCACCGTGTTTTCTATGGCAATGGCAAATGTAACGGGTAATCCAAAAAGAACCATTGGTACTATCCTCACAATGGGTTTTTCTTGCGTATTGTTTGTGATTATCTCTAATTATGTGGGAAATATTGACACGGAGCATGAAGCACGTCTTTCCGTTAATCATGGACAATTTGAACTGCAGCTTGACTATACTGCTGAGTATGATGAAAGATATCCGGAGAATAATCTGGATACGATTCTGACGGATGATCCATTGAATGATTCGCTGATTGAAGAAATCAAAAGCATTCCGGGAGTAACAGATGTCATGACGAGAGAGATTGTCTCTGTAAATCTGAACGGAACAAGATTTCCGGCTGATATTGTGAGTAAAAATGATTTTGATTTTATGCGCCAGGACGGGGATATTGGCTCTATGGACTATGATCAGGCGGTAAAGAATGGTGATATTTTCTTTGGCTGGTCAACGTGGATGGAACAAGATGGATATGCTCCGGGTGAATCCATTGCATTTGACTTTGAGAATGGAAGTGGAACCTATACCTATCAGGGAAAGATTGCAGGATCTTTTGTAAGTGCGGACACTTATCTTGTCATTCCGGAAGGTGTATATCATTCCATGAATCCGAGAGGAACAGCCTATGGCTATCTGTGGGTGGACTGTGATAAAAAAGATGTGGCATCTGTAGAACAAAGTCTGAATACTTTGATTTCTAATACTTCGCATATAAAAATGGATACTTATCATGCGCAGTTACAATCTGCCGAATTTGCAAGCAGCATGATGAAGCTTGGCTGTTATCTGTTTATGGCTATTGTAGGACTCATCGGGTTTATGAATATGGCGAATACCATGATCATGAATATTACGACAAAAAAGCATGAATATGGTATATTACAGGCTGTGGGTATGACAAATAAACAATTAAATTTATGTCTGCAGTTACAGGGACTGATTTTTACGGTTGGTACCATATGCGTAGCTTTGATCATTGGTCTGCCGCTCGGCTATGCACTTTTTTCCTATGCAAAACATAATGGAATATTTGGAATGAATATCTATCATGTTCCAATCGTACCAATTTTTATTATGATTTTTTTGGTCGGTCTGTTGCAGATTGTACTTTCCCTCGTTTTAAGCAGTAATCTGAAAAAGGAAACGCTGGTTGAAAGAATAAGGTATCAGGGATAG
- a CDS encoding ABC transporter ATP-binding protein, which produces MSVILETKQLCKFYGAGENQVKAVNQVDIQIEQGEFVAIVGKSGSGKSTLLHMLGGLDIPTKGSVTLAGKDLYRMKEDALAVFRRRKIGFVFQAFNLVSSVNVWENIVLPLGLDGRKVDEAYVNDIIATLGIENRIYNLPNQLSGGQQQRVAIARALVNRPEIIFADEPTGNLDSKTSDEVIALLKMTAKKYGQTIVMITHDDEIAQVADRILVIEDGQVVDFR; this is translated from the coding sequence ATGAGTGTGATATTAGAAACCAAGCAGCTTTGTAAGTTTTATGGTGCAGGTGAGAATCAGGTCAAAGCGGTTAATCAGGTGGATATTCAGATTGAGCAGGGAGAATTTGTCGCAATTGTTGGAAAGTCAGGTTCCGGTAAAAGTACATTACTTCATATGCTTGGAGGGCTTGACATCCCGACAAAAGGCAGTGTTACTTTAGCAGGGAAAGATTTATACAGGATGAAGGAAGATGCCCTTGCTGTTTTCCGCAGAAGAAAAATCGGATTTGTTTTTCAGGCATTTAATCTGGTTTCATCTGTTAATGTCTGGGAAAATATTGTACTGCCACTGGGGCTGGATGGAAGAAAAGTGGATGAAGCGTATGTAAATGATATTATTGCAACACTGGGGATTGAAAACCGGATTTATAATCTGCCAAATCAGTTATCCGGAGGACAGCAGCAGAGAGTAGCAATTGCAAGAGCACTGGTGAATCGTCCGGAAATTATATTTGCAGATGAGCCGACAGGAAATCTTGATTCTAAGACCAGTGATGAGGTAATCGCCCTGCTTAAGATGACAGCAAAAAAATATGGACAGACAATTGTAATGATTACCCATGATGACGAAATTGCACAGGTCGCTGACCGTATTCTGGTAATTGAGGACGGACAGGTGGTGGATTTCAGATGA
- a CDS encoding sensor histidine kinase gives MESGGKAVTKRYRKKITVVLSLVVPVIVLFAILNCFTTYVFYEDYKYKMNLMTEIAAKEEFSGLDAVSELLKDKDIETNEQGRRLLEQYGYWGNKGNAFYSQFRHQVMVTGAVSTVICVLLLTFLLYWKKKEDACHQKILDQLEEILIRFRENKFDDLLKTENHAELEKLNDQLEAIGHHIQLIKEEARAEKENTKEMVSDISHQLKTPVAALDTCFSVLMQNDLSATEQEEFRIRCRSALDGLETLLQSLLEISKMETGLIQINKKKLPLMDTVISAVNRTYPKADEKEIEFVFDYEKELETCMVMQDKRWLGEAVINVLDNAVKYSPGGSKIFIRLQKRNDLVRMEIEDQGIGVPQNEYHKIFQRFYRGSSREVMEKSGTGIGLFLSREIIEKHGGTITVTSGKKKKGSTFVIQLPYVS, from the coding sequence ATGGAATCAGGAGGTAAGGCAGTGACAAAGAGATATCGCAAGAAGATTACAGTAGTGCTCTCCTTGGTGGTGCCTGTCATAGTATTGTTTGCAATATTAAATTGCTTTACCACATATGTGTTTTATGAAGATTATAAATATAAAATGAATCTTATGACAGAGATTGCTGCAAAGGAAGAATTTTCCGGGCTGGATGCTGTTTCGGAATTGCTTAAGGATAAGGATATTGAAACTAACGAACAGGGAAGGCGATTATTGGAGCAATATGGATACTGGGGGAATAAAGGGAATGCATTTTATTCGCAATTCCGGCATCAGGTTATGGTGACCGGTGCTGTAAGCACTGTGATATGCGTGCTTCTTTTGACTTTTTTACTTTATTGGAAGAAAAAAGAAGATGCGTGTCATCAGAAAATTTTAGACCAGTTGGAAGAAATTCTGATCAGATTCCGTGAAAATAAATTTGATGATTTACTGAAAACGGAAAATCATGCAGAACTGGAAAAATTGAATGACCAGCTTGAAGCAATCGGACATCATATTCAGTTGATAAAGGAAGAAGCAAGGGCAGAAAAGGAGAACACGAAAGAAATGGTTTCTGATATTTCTCACCAGTTAAAGACACCGGTTGCAGCTTTGGATACATGTTTTAGTGTGCTGATGCAGAATGACTTAAGTGCCACAGAACAGGAGGAGTTTCGTATCCGTTGTCGGAGTGCTCTGGATGGACTGGAGACATTATTGCAGTCGCTTCTTGAAATATCCAAGATGGAAACTGGACTGATTCAGATTAATAAGAAAAAACTTCCGCTTATGGATACTGTCATATCTGCTGTGAACCGCACTTATCCTAAAGCGGATGAAAAAGAAATTGAATTCGTTTTTGACTATGAAAAAGAGCTGGAAACATGCATGGTTATGCAGGATAAAAGATGGCTTGGTGAAGCTGTAATTAACGTTTTAGATAATGCGGTCAAGTACAGTCCGGGTGGTTCAAAAATATTTATCCGGTTACAAAAAAGAAACGATCTTGTAAGAATGGAAATTGAGGATCAGGGAATCGGTGTTCCGCAGAATGAGTATCACAAAATTTTTCAACGATTTTACAGAGGAAGTTCCCGGGAGGTCATGGAAAAGAGTGGTACAGGAATCGGACTTTTTCTATCGAGAGAAATTATCGAAAAACACGGAGGTACAATCACGGTAACCTCTGGCAAAAAGAAAAAAGGAAGCACGTTTGTGATTCAATTACCATATGTTAGTTAA
- a CDS encoding response regulator transcription factor, producing the protein MPGILVVEDDENLNRGITFSLKKSGYEVFSAESVKKAKRIASDNNVDVTICDVNLPDGNGLEFVRWMRCNYNTYIICLTALDQEMDQVMGYEAGADDYITKPFSLSVLLLKIEAHFRRRQEKTEAGKMISGDIVFIAEEMKVLIKSREISLTKTELKMLTFFLQNPKQILSRTQILENVFDLEGDFVDENTIAVNIRRLREKIEDNPAAPVYIKNIRGLGYIWNQEVRQ; encoded by the coding sequence ATGCCAGGTATACTCGTGGTTGAAGATGATGAAAATTTAAATCGTGGAATTACATTTTCACTGAAAAAATCCGGATATGAGGTTTTTTCAGCAGAATCAGTGAAAAAAGCAAAAAGAATTGCAAGTGATAATAATGTGGATGTTACCATTTGTGATGTGAATCTTCCGGATGGGAATGGACTGGAATTTGTAAGGTGGATGAGATGCAATTATAATACATACATTATCTGTCTTACAGCACTAGATCAGGAGATGGATCAGGTCATGGGATATGAAGCAGGGGCAGATGATTATATTACCAAGCCGTTTAGTCTTTCGGTACTTCTTTTGAAAATAGAAGCACATTTCCGTCGCAGACAGGAGAAAACGGAAGCCGGAAAGATGATTTCGGGAGATATCGTATTTATTGCAGAAGAAATGAAAGTCCTGATAAAGAGTCGTGAAATCAGTCTGACAAAAACGGAGTTGAAAATGCTGACTTTTTTTCTTCAGAATCCGAAACAGATTCTTTCAAGAACACAAATATTGGAAAATGTGTTTGATCTGGAAGGGGATTTTGTGGATGAAAATACAATCGCTGTCAATATCAGAAGACTCCGTGAGAAAATTGAAGACAATCCGGCTGCACCGGTCTATATAAAGAATATCAGAGGTCTTGGGTATATATGGAATCAGGAGGTAAGGCAGTGA
- a CDS encoding virulence RhuM family protein, translated as MAKKKDEITIRSSAAEYLTYVASVGDQQDSIEMRYEDENIWLTQKMMATLYDVDVRTINEHIKKIYSDSELEEDSTIRNFRIVQTEGSRQVTRDTKHYNLQMIIAVGFKVNSERAVQFRKWVNQIAKDYTIKGWVMDDERLKRGTYLTEKYFDEQLERIREIRASERKFYQKITDLYATAIDYDKNAAMTRRFYSTVQNKMHYAVHGHTAAELIVERADHTKEHMGLTTWEDAPEGKIKKSDVTVAKNYLSQDEMKQLNRMVTAYLDFAENMTLRHIPLTMQDWEKRLNSFIEMFDYGILQDAGKVSAEIAKLHAETEFEKYRVIQDRLFMSDFDKFMLELEENTKK; from the coding sequence TTGGCAAAGAAAAAAGATGAGATAACCATCCGTTCCAGCGCAGCGGAATACCTGACCTATGTTGCCTCTGTAGGTGATCAGCAGGACAGCATAGAGATGCGCTATGAGGATGAAAATATATGGCTGACACAGAAAATGATGGCCACCTTGTATGATGTGGACGTTCGTACAATCAATGAGCATATCAAGAAGATTTATTCTGATTCAGAGCTTGAGGAAGATTCAACTATCCGGAATTTCCGGATAGTTCAAACCGAAGGTTCTCGTCAGGTCACACGCGATACCAAGCACTATAACCTTCAAATGATCATTGCCGTAGGCTTCAAGGTCAATTCCGAGCGTGCGGTGCAGTTCCGTAAATGGGTAAACCAGATCGCCAAGGACTACACCATCAAAGGCTGGGTGATGGATGATGAACGGCTGAAGCGAGGGACGTATCTGACAGAGAAGTATTTCGATGAGCAGTTAGAACGCATCCGTGAGATCCGTGCCAGCGAAAGAAAGTTCTATCAGAAGATCACCGACCTGTATGCGACAGCCATTGATTATGATAAAAATGCCGCAATGACGAGAAGATTTTATTCGACTGTCCAGAATAAAATGCATTACGCAGTGCATGGACATACAGCAGCTGAGCTGATTGTGGAAAGAGCTGATCATACAAAGGAGCATATGGGATTAACTACCTGGGAAGATGCGCCGGAAGGAAAGATCAAGAAGAGTGATGTTACGGTTGCGAAGAATTATTTGAGTCAGGATGAAATGAAGCAGCTGAATCGTATGGTGACAGCATACTTGGATTTTGCTGAAAACATGACCTTACGACATATCCCACTTACGATGCAGGACTGGGAAAAGAGACTCAACAGCTTCATCGAAATGTTTGATTATGGCATTTTACAGGACGCAGGCAAGGTGTCCGCAGAAATTGCAAAGCTTCATGCTGAGACGGAATTTGAAAAATACCGTGTCATCCAGGACAGATTGTTTATGTCTGACTTCGATAAATTCATGCTGGAATTAGAAGAAAACACAAAGAAATAA